The following are from one region of the Syngnathus typhle isolate RoL2023-S1 ecotype Sweden linkage group LG22, RoL_Styp_1.0, whole genome shotgun sequence genome:
- the tulp4a gene encoding tubby-related protein 4a isoform X1 translates to MFASVEHGSVLCSDSNILCLSWKGRVPKSEKEKPVCRKRYYEEGWLATGNGRGVVGVTFTSSHCRRDRPTPQRVNFNLRGHNSEVVLVRWNEPFQKLATCDTDGGIFVWIQYEGRWSVELVNDRGAQVSDFTWSHDGTQALISYRDGFVLVGSVSGQRHWSSEINLESQITCGIWTPDDQQVLFGTADGQVIVMDCHGRMLAHILLHESDGIVSMSWNYPNFLVEDSSESDTDSDDYPPQQVRSHKPLLTVSFTSGDISLMNNYDDLSPTLIRTGLKDVVVQWCSQGNLLSVAGMEKTLLSHDPSCTSPTRNAMVKFYNVRGEHIYTLETPAQRPITTLCWGHRDSRLFLACGPALYVVRVEHRVANLQLLCQQVIATAVKEEKDVAKLTMPSRLCSYVTSAFIPTIRQPIPDPNKMLDFVSYPTAGNERLHCTMKRTEDNPEVGGPCYTLYLEYLGGLVPILKGRRISKLRPEFVIMDPKTDGKTDEIYGNSLISAMIDSCNCSDSSDIELSDDWVGKKSPKISRGSKSPKLPRDLVCPFTNRINIDPRKSPKLSRAAQEVSRSPRLPIRKPSIGSPSLTRREFPLDDITQQNYLAQVTSNIWGTKFKIVGLAAFLPTNLGAVIYKTSLLHLQPRQMTIYLPEVRKISMEYINLPVFSPNVFSEDEDDLPVSGPAGGADDNPPCTVNIPIAPIHSPAQAMSPAQSIGLVQSLLANQNVQLDVLSNPTATSPGAAASASATSDQSQDAALTAHYTVPTRYSSPGQVIFGGLDMSRLTVGASQSHHHQQQLHQLQQQQHQQQLQQQQQQQMLQQQQQHQQLLQQQQQQLQQQLQQMQQQQQQQKLQQQQMLQMQQQEQQQQQQQLHIQIPVPSMSSAQTSVLPTGALQIQIPHPPPDLVERGATGEHETLLKIKTTRSGPQLAEADTVVFSAPLELSKMNPPPPYPGTAPSSMSASGVPSNALSGTIGNSSGTPPPGDLSAKKADIQLYPPSQHQGQYPTPLGYERITTFDSSGNVEEVCRPRTRLVCNQNVYSLQGPGSSATLRVTSSSSSSAESKKIQLPYSSATLNRLTAPRYSIPSGDPPPYPDPANQSGGRNPGQKLDSNLIHATLRRNSREATLKVSQMMEPPRPLPPKAKHNSALAASYQQRVQTALYTCSQCSSGSSVGVTAPGSANGIAGGTIIRQDFPPGNGAPHSTVIVHSNSGTPLGSQSSYSLLSSLEGPGPTALGASSGRERVDYVNSAFTEDETQSLRHLALGGNDASGLLFKRPPPYQWDPAATEEVWVPQERGATLNRPGHPLPHKPPPLILSPAQHLDVSRLPYMLSPRSPTTPGAGSFQAGYQISLQYPQVAAYPAVLTSPRPCSSPKEVDAPVSLSQQDATIVLPAGYPANLTNLACCPLPPMYPGSGLAIPPIALHTPWGTYNSCPPSTSPAVPLPPKASHMMVDKNALSPPPLPPPPPPPPPPPSHAELQNHAGLQDGMAETGDSFQEVLSLAESPVPPRSDKFSKKNRKRAEEANVPQLAEGSKSKKEGRGLGDFNALISSPRLGGRDKKKVKGPKEQLKAKKLSKATANSEFQDSSDSEPELFISGDELLNQCQSGKKSWKTKRNLRAASELEEMRCRKANEKEDRGLGSQGFVYVMANKQPLWNEATQVYQLDFGGRVTQESAKNFQIELEGRQVMQFGRIDGNAYILDFQYPFSAVQAFAVALANVTQRLK, encoded by the exons ATGTTCGCCTCAGTGGAGCACGGCTCGGTCCTCTGCAGCGACTCCAACATCCTGTGCCTGTCCTGGAAAGGCCGCGTGCCCAAGAGCGAGAAAGAGAAGCCGGTGTGCCGGAAACGCTACTATGAGGAGGGCTGGCTGGCCACTGGGAACGGCCGAGGCGTCGTCGGCGTCACTTTTACATCCAGTCACTGCAGGCGGGACCGGCCGACCCCTCAGAGGGTCAACTTTAACCTCAGAGGGCACAACAGTGAG gtggtcctggtgCGATGGAACGAGCCCTTCCAGAAACTGGCCACCTGCGACACCGACGGCGGCATCTTTGTTTGGATCCAATACGAGGGCCGCTGGTCGGTAGAGCTGGTCAACGACCGCGGAGCTCAG GTGAGCGATTTCACGTGGTCGCACGACGGCACTCAGGCGCTCATCTCCTATCGCGACGGCTTTGTCCTGGTGGGGTCCGTCAGCGGGCAAAGACACTGGTCATCCGAGATCAACCTGGAGAGTCAGATCACGTGCGGGATTTGGACGCCCGACGACCAGCAG GTTTTGTTTGGCACCGCCGACGGCCAGGTGATCGTGATGGACTGCCACGGGCGCATGCTAGCCCACATCCTGCTGCACGAGTCGGACGGCATCGTCAGCATGTCGTGGAACTACCCCAATTTCCTGGTGGAGGACAGCAGCGAGAGCGACACAGATTCCGACGACTACCCGCCGCAGCAAG TGCGCAGCCACAAACCTCTGCTCACAGTTAGCTTTACTTCTGGAGACATTAGCCTGATGAACAACTACGATGACCTCTCGCCCACCCTCATCCGCACCGGCCTGAAAG ATGTGGTCGTCCAGTGGTGCTCGCAGGGGAACCTTCTGTCGGTGGCCGGCATGGAGAAGACGCTCCTCTCTCACGACCCCTCTTGTACTTCTCCTACGAGGAACGCCATGGTCAAGTTCTATAATGTCCGGGGTGAACACATCTACACACTGGAAACACCAGCGCAG CGGCCCATCACCACGCTCTGCTGGGGTCACCGAGACAGCCGCCTCTTCCTGGCGTGCGGGCCGGCGCTCTACGTGGTGCGGGTGGAGCACCGCGTTGCCAACCTGCAGCTGCTCTGCCAGCAGGTCATCGCCACGGCCGTGAAGGAGGAGAAAGACGTGGCTAAGCTCACCATGCCGTCACGTCTCTGCTCCTACGTCACTTCCGCCTTCATCCCCACCATCAGG CAGCCCATTCCGGACCCCAACAAAATGCTTGACTTTGTGAGCTACCCAACAGCTGGCAATGAGCGTCTGCATTGTACAATGAAACGCACGGAGGACAACCCAGAAGTGGGCGGGCCCTGCTACACTTTGTACTTGGAGTACTTAGGCGGTCTGGTGCCCATCCTAAAAGGTCGACGCATCAGTAAATTGCGTCCAGAGTTTGTTATTATGGACCCCAAGACGGATGGAAAAACAG ATGAAATATATGGCAACAGCCTGATATCAGCGATGATTGACAGCTGCAACTGCTCCGACTCCAGCGACATCGAGCTCAGCGACGACTGGGTCGGCAAGAAGTCTCCAAAGATATCCCGGGGCAGTAAGTCCCCCAAGCTTCCCAG AGACTTAGTTTGTCCCTTTACCAACAGAATCAACATCGATCCCAGGAAATCGCCTAAACTCTCTCGCGCCGCCCAGGAGGTTTCCAGGTCCCCACGTCTACCCATACGCAAACCCTCCATTGGCTCGCCCAGTCTAACGCGGAGAGAATTCCCTTTAGATGACATCACTCAG CAAAACTACCTTGCTCAGGTCACGTCAAATATTTGGGGAACAAAATTCAAGATTGTGGGCCTCGCTGCATTTCTACCAACAAACCTTGGTGCAG TCATCTACAAAACCAGCCTCCTCCACCTGCAGCCCAGACAGATGACAATTTACCTGCCGGAGGTGCGCAAGATCTCCATGGAGTACATCAACCTGCCCGTCTTCAGCCCCAATGTCTTCAGTGAGGACGAGGACGACTTGCCCGTGTCGGGCCCCGCCGGGGGCGCAGACGACAACCCGCCCTGTACGGTCAACATTCCCATTGCCCCTATCCACAGTCCCGCCCAGGCCATGTCCCCCGCCCAGAGTATCGGCCTGGTCCAGTCCCTGCTCGCCAATCAAAATGTTCAGCTGGATGTTCTAAGCAACCCGACGGCCACTTCTCCTggagctgctgcttctgcttctgCTACTTCCGACCAAAGCCAAGATGCCGCGCTTACAGCCCACTACACGGTCCCAACCCGATACTCCAGTCCTGGCCAGGTCATCTTTGGAGGGCTGGACATGAGTCGCCTCACTGttggagcctcgcagtctcatcatcatcagcagcagttACATCAGCTCCAACAACAGCAGCACCAACAACAGctccagcagcaacagcagcaacagatgctgcagcaacagcagcaacatcaacaactacttcagcaacaacagcagcagcttcagcagcagctccaacagatgcaacagcagcagcagcaacaaaaacTACAGCAGCAACAAATGCTTCAGATGCAGCAGCaggaacagcagcagcagcagcagcagcttcacATTCAAATCCCCGTTCCCTCCATGTCGTCAGCACAGACCTCAGTGCTTCCGACGGGGGCGCTGCAGATCCAGATCCCTCACCCGCCACCTGATCTCGTTGAAAGAGGAGCTACGGGTGAACATGAGACCCTGCTGAAAATAAAGACCACGCGTTCGGGTCCGCAGCTGGCCGAAGCCGACACGGTGGTGTTCAGCGCGCCGCTGGAGCTAAGTAAAATGAATCCCCCTCCTCCTTATCCTGGAACTGCGCCCTCTTCCATGTCGGCCTCCGGCGTGCCCTCAAACGCCTTATCGGGAACAATTGGGAACTCCTCTGGAACGCCACCGCCTGGTGATCtgagtgcaaagaaagcagataTCCAACTTTATCCCCCAAGTCAGCACCAAGGCCAGTACCCCACACCGCTAGGCTACGAGCGAATCACCACCTTTGACAGCAGCGGTAACGTGGAAGAAGTCTGTCGTCCTCGAACCCGTCTCGTCTGCAATCAAAACGTCTACAGCTTGCAAGGGCCGGGAAGCTCCGCCACCCTCAGGGTcacctcctcttcatcctcctcggCAGAAAGCAAGAAGATCCAGCTGCCCTACAGCTCCGCCACACTCAACAGACTTACCGCACCTCGCTATTCCATACCGAGCGGAGACCCTCCCCCGTATCCGGACCCGGCCAATCAGAGTGGCGGCAGGAATCCTGGACAAAAGCTGGACAGCAATCTCATCCACGCCACTCTCAGGAGGAACAGCCGAGAGGCCACCCTCAAAGTGTCCCAAATGATGGAGCCGCCCAGACCGCTGCCGCCAAAAGCTAAACATAACAGTGCACTGGCGGCCTCCTACCAGCAGAGGGTGCAAACTGCCTTATACACCTGCAGTCAGTGTAGCAGCGGGTCCAGCGTTGGAGTCACGGCTCCGGGCAGCGCCAATGGGATAGCGGGGGGCACCATCATCAGGCAAGATTTTCCTCCCGGGAACGGTGCGCCGCACAGCACAGTCATCGTACACTCCAACAGCGGCACTCCTCTGGGCTCGCAGTCCTCTTACAGCCTGCTCAGCTCACTGGAAGGACCCGGACCCACAGCGCTGGGAGCGAGCAGTGGCCGAGAGCGCGTCGATTATGTTAATTCAGCGTTTACCGAGGACGAAACGCAGTCTCTCAGGCATTTGGCTTTGGGAGGAAATGATGCGTCAGGCTTGCTGTTTAAACGCCCGCCTCCCTATCAGTGGGACCCCGCCGCCACGGAGGAGGTGTGGGTCCCTCAGGAACGGGGTGCCACGCTCAACCGCCCCGGGCATCCGCTACCACACAAGCCCCCGCCGCTTATTCTCAGCCCAGCTCAGCATTTGGACGTGTCCAGGCTGCCTTACATGTTGTCTCCCAGGTCGCCCACCACCCCCGGCGCCGGGTCCTTTCAAGCCGGCTACCAGATTTCTCTCCAGTATCCCCAAGTTGCTGCCTACCCCGCAGTGCTCACGTCACCCAGACCCTGTTCCTCCCCAAAAGAGGTGGACGCCCCCGTGTCTCTCTCACAGCAGGATGCCACCATTGTCCTACCTGCCGGTTACCCCGCCAATCTAACCAACCTGGCCTGTTGCCCTCTACCACCTATGTACCCCGGTTCCGGGCTCGCCATTCCCCCCATCGCCCTCCACACACCTTGGGGTACGTACAACTCGTGCCCCCCTTCTACCAGTCCTGCTGTGCCCCTACCGCCCAAAGCTTCCCATATGATGGTAGACAAAAATGCTCTCTCACCACCACCGCTgcctccgcctcctccaccaccacccccgCCACCATCACACGCGGAACTGCAGAACCACGCGGGGCTACAAGACGGCATGGCAGAAACCGGGGACAGTTTCCAGGAAGTGCTGTCCTTAGCCGAGAGCCCCGTGCCACCTCGCTCGGACAAGTTCAGCAAGAAGAACCGCAAGAGGGCGGAGGAGGCCAACGTACCGCAACTGGCTGAGGGGAGCAAGTCCAAAAAGGAGGGCAGGGGACTGGGGGACTTCAACGCCCTCATCTCCAGCCCACGGCTGGGAGGGAGGGACAAGAAGAAGGTGAAAGGACCAAAGGAGCAGCTAAAGGCCAAGAAGCTGAGCAAGGCCACCGCCAACAGCGAGTTCCAGGACAGCTCGGATAGCGAGCCAGAGCTTTTCATCAGCGGGGACGAGCTCCTCAACCAGTGCCAGAGCGGGAAAAAAAGCTGGAAGACCAAGAGGAACCTCAGGGCGGCCAGCGAACTGGAGGAGATGAGGTGTCGCAAGGCCAATGAGAAGGAGGACCGAGGGCTGGGCAGCCAGGGCTTCGTGTACGTCATGGCCAACAAACAGCCTCTGTGGAATGAAGCCACGCAGGTCTACCAGTTGGACTTTGGCGGTCGCGTCACGCAGGAGTCCGCCAAGAACTTTCAGATTGAACTCGAGGGCAGGCAG GTGATGCAATTCGGCCGCATCGACGGCAACGCCTACATCCTGGACTTTCAGTATCCCTTCTCCGCCGTGCAGGCCTTCGCGGTGGCTTTGGCCAACGTTACGCAACGCCTCAAATGA